One Butyricicoccus intestinisimiae genomic window, CACCGGTGCCGCCGACAATATCGCTCTTGCTGCCGCGCGGGAAGCCGAAATCTTCCGGCTGAATCGTGTAGCTCTTGTATTCGCCGTTGCCGAACTCGCATACGGTGGTCGGTGCGCTGATGGAAATTTCGTCCATGGTGTCCTGACCGAATACCACCATGCCGCGCTCGACGCCGAGGCTGGACAAAACGTGTGCCATCGGCTCAACCAGATATTCTCCGTAAACGCCGAGCACCTGATAGCACGGCTTGCACGGATTGGTGATTGGGCCGAGAATGTTAAAGATGGTGCGGAAGCCGAGCTCCTTGCGGATGGCGCCGACATACTTCATGGACGTGTGATACTTCTGTGCGAAGAAAAAGCACAGGCCGACATCCTTCAATTCCTGCACACAGGTCTCCGGTGTCTGGTTCAAATTGACGCCGAGCGCTTCCAGACAGTCGGCGGCGCCGGACTTGGAGGACGCTGCGCGGTTGCCGTGCTTGGCTACCGGCTGACCGCCTGCCGCGATAACGATGGAGGCGGTGGTGGAGATGTTGAAGGAATTGGAACGGTCACCGCCGGTTCCGACGATTTCCAAGCACTTGAGATCGCCGGTATCTACCGGAATGGCGTGTTCGCGCATGGCAGCGGCGCAGCCGGAAATCTCGTCAATGGTTTCAAACTTTGCGCTCTTGGTAGAGAGTGCTGCGAGAAATGCGGCGTTCTGTGTCGGGGTCGATTTGCCGCTCATAATTTCATTCATAACCCGATAGGCTTCATCATATGTCAAATCTTCACGGGTGACAATTTTTTCAATCGCTTCTTTAATCATAATGAGAACTCTCCTTTATCTATGAAATATGCGTTAGAGCGCAAGAAAATTTTTCAGCAGAACGGAACCCTGCGGGGTGAGAATGGATTCCGGATGGAATTGCAGACCAAAGACCTTGTTTTTTTCGTCCATGACTGCCATGACCTCTCCGATGTTGTCCGTGGATACGATTTTGAGCGTATCCGGCAGGTCGGTGCCGATCAGAGAATGATACCGCGCAACCGCCATTTCGTTTGCCAGACCGTCAAACAGCGGACAGCTGTGGTCGAGCGAGACAATACTCTGCTTGCCGTGCATCAGGTGCTTGGCGTGCGTCACGGTGCCGCCGTACACCTCGCAGATGGCTTGATGACCGAGGCATACGCCGAGAATGGGAATTTTTCCTGCAAATTCCCGAATGACGTCCTCACAAATGCCCGCATCGCACGGACGTCCCGGACCAGGAGAGAGAAGAATGTGATCCGGATGCAGCTTGCGGATTTCGTCCGGTGTAATCCGGTCGTTGCGAAATACACGGATATCCGGCTCAATCGCACCGCACATCTGGTAGAGATTGTAGGAAAAACTGTCGTAATTATCAATGAGTAAAAGCATTGCAAAGCACCTCTCAGTCTGCGTCCACTTCGGCGGCGCGTTCAATCGCAGCGATGACGGCGCCTGCCTTGTTCTGGGATTCCATGTATTCATTTTCCGGAACCGAATCCGCGACGATGCCGCCGCCCGCCTGGATGGTCACCCTGTCATTTTTCTTTACCGCCATGCGGATGGCAATGCAGGTGTCCATGTTGCCGGTGAAATCGACGTAGCCGAGTGCGCCGCCGTATACGCCGCGGGCGCACGGCTCCAGCTCCTCGATGATTTCGCAGGCGCGAATCTTCGGCGCGCCGGACAAGGTGCCGGCAGGAAGCAGGGTGGAGATGGCATCAAAGGCATCAAACTTCGGCAGAATATTGCCCTCAACAACCGAGGTGATGTGCATGATGCGGGAATACCGGTGAATCATCTGATAATCTG contains:
- the trpD gene encoding anthranilate phosphoribosyltransferase: MIKEAIEKIVTREDLTYDEAYRVMNEIMSGKSTPTQNAAFLAALSTKSAKFETIDEISGCAAAMREHAIPVDTGDLKCLEIVGTGGDRSNSFNISTTASIVIAAGGQPVAKHGNRAASSKSGAADCLEALGVNLNQTPETCVQELKDVGLCFFFAQKYHTSMKYVGAIRKELGFRTIFNILGPITNPCKPCYQVLGVYGEYLVEPMAHVLSSLGVERGMVVFGQDTMDEISISAPTTVCEFGNGEYKSYTIQPEDFGFPRGSKSDIVGGTGEENAQITRDILSGKEQGAKRNIVLMNAGAALYISGKAYTLADGVKLAAELVDSGKAMQTLEAYVAASNK
- a CDS encoding anthranilate synthase component II; amino-acid sequence: MLLLIDNYDSFSYNLYQMCGAIEPDIRVFRNDRITPDEIRKLHPDHILLSPGPGRPCDAGICEDVIREFAGKIPILGVCLGHQAICEVYGGTVTHAKHLMHGKQSIVSLDHSCPLFDGLANEMAVARYHSLIGTDLPDTLKIVSTDNIGEVMAVMDEKNKVFGLQFHPESILTPQGSVLLKNFLAL